A genomic stretch from Diachasmimorpha longicaudata isolate KC_UGA_2023 chromosome 2, iyDiaLong2, whole genome shotgun sequence includes:
- the LOC135172813 gene encoding sorting nexin-24-like isoform X1, with protein sequence MTLRMITECTLKWDEMYRVFITGYRLAEITHGKSFYVYTIQLTDANSGIKYSIERRYSEFNSLHRMLSFQLKRVGETVAFPPKRVRNSQPKVLEQRRAALEVYIQKMLQLPSTRQQVLEFLGIEGTKRSSRILFKRLDGKSSSATTAAHVSPVVGPHPVITFKCDPYVTAESQSGLPDIVTQGVLTGFYKSEKY encoded by the exons ATGACGCTGCGGATGATTACCGAGTGTACACTAAAGTGGGATGAGATGTATCGTGTTTTTATCACTGGCTACCGCCTGGCGGAAATAACGCACGGTAAATCATTCTACGTATATACGATTCAACTGACAGATGCCAACAGTGGAATCAAGTATTCGATTGAGAGAAGATACAGTGAATTCAATTCGCTCCACAGAATG CTGTCGTTTCAGTTAAAGAGGGTCGGCGAGACGGTGGCTTTTCCACCGAAAAGAGTGAGAAACAGTCAGCCTAAAGTACTGGAACAAAGGCGAGCCGCTCTCGAGGTTTATATTCAGAAAATGCTGCAACTACCCAGCACTCGACAGCAAGTCCTCGAGTTCTTGGGGATCGAGGGAACAAAGAGGAGCAGCAGAATTCTTTTCAAGAG ACTCGATGGGAAATCCAGCTCTGCCACAACCGCTGCCCATGTGTCCCCAGTGGTGGGCCCTCATCCTGTGATAACATTCAAGTGCGATCCATATGTAACAGCTGAATCGCAAAGTGGTCTTCCCGACATTGTGACTCAGGGGGTTCTAACAGGTTTTTACAAATCTGAGAAGTATTAG
- the LOC135172815 gene encoding uncharacterized protein LOC135172815: MRSSIIFMKWARSPQNENKVPFKAMLPLKLRNHVTGKGSKSQEQGCLQEATLVLSCLVENNYENQKCTKETENFQNCYKTYLKNKKFSKEQALKGILTPGSTNLKFGQVNHLLRKFPHT; encoded by the exons ATGCGGTCAAGCATCATCTTCATGAAATGGGCCAGGTCTCCCCAGAATGAGAACAAAGTGCCCTTTAAAGCAATGCTACCGTTGAAATTAAGGAATCATGTGACTGGAAAGGGCAGTAAATCGCAAG aacAAGGATGTCTTCAAGAAGCCACTCTGGTTCTTTCCTGTCTCGTAGAGAACAACTACGAAAACCAAAAGTGTACGAAAGAGACCGAGAATTTTCAGAATTGTTACAAAACATACCTGAAGAATaagaaattttccaaagagCAGGCACTAAAGGGAATTCTCACCCCTGGGAGTACAAATCTCAAATTCGGCCAGGTCAATCACTTATTGCGCAAGTTTCCACACACATGA
- the LOC135172813 gene encoding sorting nexin-24-like isoform X2 produces MTLRMITECTLKWDEMYRVFITGYRLAEITHGKSFYVYTIQLTDANSGIKYSIERRYSEFNSLHRMLKRVGETVAFPPKRVRNSQPKVLEQRRAALEVYIQKMLQLPSTRQQVLEFLGIEGTKRSSRILFKRLDGKSSSATTAAHVSPVVGPHPVITFKCDPYVTAESQSGLPDIVTQGVLTGFYKSEKY; encoded by the exons ATGACGCTGCGGATGATTACCGAGTGTACACTAAAGTGGGATGAGATGTATCGTGTTTTTATCACTGGCTACCGCCTGGCGGAAATAACGCACGGTAAATCATTCTACGTATATACGATTCAACTGACAGATGCCAACAGTGGAATCAAGTATTCGATTGAGAGAAGATACAGTGAATTCAATTCGCTCCACAGAATG TTAAAGAGGGTCGGCGAGACGGTGGCTTTTCCACCGAAAAGAGTGAGAAACAGTCAGCCTAAAGTACTGGAACAAAGGCGAGCCGCTCTCGAGGTTTATATTCAGAAAATGCTGCAACTACCCAGCACTCGACAGCAAGTCCTCGAGTTCTTGGGGATCGAGGGAACAAAGAGGAGCAGCAGAATTCTTTTCAAGAG ACTCGATGGGAAATCCAGCTCTGCCACAACCGCTGCCCATGTGTCCCCAGTGGTGGGCCCTCATCCTGTGATAACATTCAAGTGCGATCCATATGTAACAGCTGAATCGCAAAGTGGTCTTCCCGACATTGTGACTCAGGGGGTTCTAACAGGTTTTTACAAATCTGAGAAGTATTAG
- the LOC135172806 gene encoding glucose-6-phosphate 1-dehydrogenase isoform X2, with protein sequence MATLKNSNLVPLGASTEESLQIIRQSLKRDEMDRLEGTHFYGHTPHTFITLGASGDLAKKKIYPTLWWLFRDNLLPKTTTFFGYARSKLTLKELRDKCHQYMKVKPGEEDRYEKFWQLNYYKAGSYDLDDDFAALNRELDKCEIGSNANRLFYLALPPSVFESVTVHIRNTCMAQKGWTRIIIEKPFGRDGPTSERLSNHLASLFHEEQLYRIDHYLGKEMVQNLMTLRFGNRIFNPTWNRDNIASVHITFKEPFGTQGRGGYFDEFGIIRDVMQNHLLQIMSLVAMEKPASCCPNDIRNEKVKVLKCIKPLELDDVILGQYVGDPEAENPEERLGYLDDPTVPPDSTTPTFAMAALKINNERWDGVPFILKCGKALNERKAEVRVQYLDVPGDIFDGKAKRNELVIRVQPGEALYIKMMTKTPGITFDMEETELDLTYGRRYKDLKLPDAYERLILDVFCGSQMHFVRSDELSEAWRIFTPLLHRIEQEKIPPIPYKHKSRGPKEADEMAKKNNFIYYGSYKWPDHP encoded by the exons ATGGCTACTCTCAAGAACAGTAATTTGGTTCCACTAG gGGCCTCTACGGAGGAGAGCCTTCAGATCATCAGGCAGTCCCTCAAGCGAGATGAAATGGACAGGCTTGAGGGCACCCATTTCTACGGCCACACTCCTCACACATTTATCACGCTTGGAGCGTCA GGGGATTTagcaaaaaagaaaatttatcccACCCTCTGGTGGCTCTTCCGCGACAATCTCCTCCCCAAAACGACGACCTTCTTCGGCTATGCCAGGAGCAAATTGACCCTCAAAGAGTTACGTGACAAGTGCCATCAATACATGAAAGTGAAACCTGGGGAGGAAGACAGATACGAAAAGTTCTGGCAGTTGAATTACTACAAAGCGGGTTCCTATGACTTAGACGACGACTTTGCTGCCTTGAATAGAGAATTAGACAAATGCGAGATTGGAAGTAATGCCAATCGCTTGTTCTACCTGGCGCTTCCGCCGAGTGTTTTCGAGTCTGTTACCGTCCACATCAGGAATACTTGCATGGCCCAAAA GGGCTGGACGAGAATCATTATCGAGAAACCCTTTGGCCGTGATGGACCGACTTCGGAGCGTCTCTCAAACCACCTCGCGAGTCTATTCCACGAGGAGCAGCTGTACCGAATCGATCATTATCTCGGTAAGGAGATGGTACAGAATCTCATGACACTGAGGTTtggaaatagaattttcaatcCAACGTGGAATCGAGATAATATTGCCTCTGTCCACATTACCTTCAAGGAACCCTTCGGTACTCAGGGACGAGGTGGATACTTCGACGAGTTCGGAATTATTCGGGATGTTATGCAGAATCATTTACTGCAAATTATGTCGCTGGTAGCTATGGAGAAGCCAGCTTCCTGTTGTCCAAATGACATAAG AAACGAGAAAGTCAAAGTCCTTAAATGCATCAAGCCCCTGGAGCTTGACGACGTCATCTTGGGGCAATATGTTGGTGATCCGGAGGCTGAAAACCCCGAGGAACGATTAGGATACTTAGACGATCCAACAGTTCCCCCGGATTCAACCACCCCGACATTCGCCATGGCAGCCCTGAAGATAAATAACGAAAGATGGGACGGAGTTCCGTTCATACTCAAATGTGGAAAAG CTTTAAACGAGCGTAAAGCCGAAGTCAGAGTGCAATATCTGGATGTACCTGGTGACATATTCGATGGCAAAGCTAAACGAAATGAATTAGTCATCCGAGTTCAGCCTGGAGAGGCCCTGTACATAAAAATGATGACAAAAACTCCTGGAATTACGTTCGACATGGAGGAAACTGAGCTGGATCTCACCTACGGACGTCGCTACAAG GACCTCAAATTACCTGATGCCTACGAGCGATTGATTCTGGACGTCTTCTGCGGTTCGCAAATGCACTTCGTCCGGAGTGATGAGCTATCGGAGGCCTGGCGAATTTTCACACCCCTCTTGCATCGTATAGAACAAGAGAAAATTCCGCCAATTCCGTACAAACATAAATCTCGGGGACCAAAAGAAGCCGACGAAATGGCTAAAAAGAACAACTTCATTTACTACGGTTCCTACAAGTGGCCTGATCATCCTTGA
- the LOC135172806 gene encoding glucose-6-phosphate 1-dehydrogenase isoform X1, whose translation MHDSTNDSTMAKPQRRASTEESLQIIRQSLKRDEMDRLEGTHFYGHTPHTFITLGASGDLAKKKIYPTLWWLFRDNLLPKTTTFFGYARSKLTLKELRDKCHQYMKVKPGEEDRYEKFWQLNYYKAGSYDLDDDFAALNRELDKCEIGSNANRLFYLALPPSVFESVTVHIRNTCMAQKGWTRIIIEKPFGRDGPTSERLSNHLASLFHEEQLYRIDHYLGKEMVQNLMTLRFGNRIFNPTWNRDNIASVHITFKEPFGTQGRGGYFDEFGIIRDVMQNHLLQIMSLVAMEKPASCCPNDIRNEKVKVLKCIKPLELDDVILGQYVGDPEAENPEERLGYLDDPTVPPDSTTPTFAMAALKINNERWDGVPFILKCGKALNERKAEVRVQYLDVPGDIFDGKAKRNELVIRVQPGEALYIKMMTKTPGITFDMEETELDLTYGRRYKDLKLPDAYERLILDVFCGSQMHFVRSDELSEAWRIFTPLLHRIEQEKIPPIPYKHKSRGPKEADEMAKKNNFIYYGSYKWPDHP comes from the exons ATGCATGACTCAACAAATGACTCGACAATGGCTAAACCACAACGCC gGGCCTCTACGGAGGAGAGCCTTCAGATCATCAGGCAGTCCCTCAAGCGAGATGAAATGGACAGGCTTGAGGGCACCCATTTCTACGGCCACACTCCTCACACATTTATCACGCTTGGAGCGTCA GGGGATTTagcaaaaaagaaaatttatcccACCCTCTGGTGGCTCTTCCGCGACAATCTCCTCCCCAAAACGACGACCTTCTTCGGCTATGCCAGGAGCAAATTGACCCTCAAAGAGTTACGTGACAAGTGCCATCAATACATGAAAGTGAAACCTGGGGAGGAAGACAGATACGAAAAGTTCTGGCAGTTGAATTACTACAAAGCGGGTTCCTATGACTTAGACGACGACTTTGCTGCCTTGAATAGAGAATTAGACAAATGCGAGATTGGAAGTAATGCCAATCGCTTGTTCTACCTGGCGCTTCCGCCGAGTGTTTTCGAGTCTGTTACCGTCCACATCAGGAATACTTGCATGGCCCAAAA GGGCTGGACGAGAATCATTATCGAGAAACCCTTTGGCCGTGATGGACCGACTTCGGAGCGTCTCTCAAACCACCTCGCGAGTCTATTCCACGAGGAGCAGCTGTACCGAATCGATCATTATCTCGGTAAGGAGATGGTACAGAATCTCATGACACTGAGGTTtggaaatagaattttcaatcCAACGTGGAATCGAGATAATATTGCCTCTGTCCACATTACCTTCAAGGAACCCTTCGGTACTCAGGGACGAGGTGGATACTTCGACGAGTTCGGAATTATTCGGGATGTTATGCAGAATCATTTACTGCAAATTATGTCGCTGGTAGCTATGGAGAAGCCAGCTTCCTGTTGTCCAAATGACATAAG AAACGAGAAAGTCAAAGTCCTTAAATGCATCAAGCCCCTGGAGCTTGACGACGTCATCTTGGGGCAATATGTTGGTGATCCGGAGGCTGAAAACCCCGAGGAACGATTAGGATACTTAGACGATCCAACAGTTCCCCCGGATTCAACCACCCCGACATTCGCCATGGCAGCCCTGAAGATAAATAACGAAAGATGGGACGGAGTTCCGTTCATACTCAAATGTGGAAAAG CTTTAAACGAGCGTAAAGCCGAAGTCAGAGTGCAATATCTGGATGTACCTGGTGACATATTCGATGGCAAAGCTAAACGAAATGAATTAGTCATCCGAGTTCAGCCTGGAGAGGCCCTGTACATAAAAATGATGACAAAAACTCCTGGAATTACGTTCGACATGGAGGAAACTGAGCTGGATCTCACCTACGGACGTCGCTACAAG GACCTCAAATTACCTGATGCCTACGAGCGATTGATTCTGGACGTCTTCTGCGGTTCGCAAATGCACTTCGTCCGGAGTGATGAGCTATCGGAGGCCTGGCGAATTTTCACACCCCTCTTGCATCGTATAGAACAAGAGAAAATTCCGCCAATTCCGTACAAACATAAATCTCGGGGACCAAAAGAAGCCGACGAAATGGCTAAAAAGAACAACTTCATTTACTACGGTTCCTACAAGTGGCCTGATCATCCTTGA
- the LOC135172806 gene encoding glucose-6-phosphate 1-dehydrogenase isoform X3 — translation MMSGRLLRASTEESLQIIRQSLKRDEMDRLEGTHFYGHTPHTFITLGASGDLAKKKIYPTLWWLFRDNLLPKTTTFFGYARSKLTLKELRDKCHQYMKVKPGEEDRYEKFWQLNYYKAGSYDLDDDFAALNRELDKCEIGSNANRLFYLALPPSVFESVTVHIRNTCMAQKGWTRIIIEKPFGRDGPTSERLSNHLASLFHEEQLYRIDHYLGKEMVQNLMTLRFGNRIFNPTWNRDNIASVHITFKEPFGTQGRGGYFDEFGIIRDVMQNHLLQIMSLVAMEKPASCCPNDIRNEKVKVLKCIKPLELDDVILGQYVGDPEAENPEERLGYLDDPTVPPDSTTPTFAMAALKINNERWDGVPFILKCGKALNERKAEVRVQYLDVPGDIFDGKAKRNELVIRVQPGEALYIKMMTKTPGITFDMEETELDLTYGRRYKDLKLPDAYERLILDVFCGSQMHFVRSDELSEAWRIFTPLLHRIEQEKIPPIPYKHKSRGPKEADEMAKKNNFIYYGSYKWPDHP, via the exons ATGATGAGTGGGAGACTACTAA gGGCCTCTACGGAGGAGAGCCTTCAGATCATCAGGCAGTCCCTCAAGCGAGATGAAATGGACAGGCTTGAGGGCACCCATTTCTACGGCCACACTCCTCACACATTTATCACGCTTGGAGCGTCA GGGGATTTagcaaaaaagaaaatttatcccACCCTCTGGTGGCTCTTCCGCGACAATCTCCTCCCCAAAACGACGACCTTCTTCGGCTATGCCAGGAGCAAATTGACCCTCAAAGAGTTACGTGACAAGTGCCATCAATACATGAAAGTGAAACCTGGGGAGGAAGACAGATACGAAAAGTTCTGGCAGTTGAATTACTACAAAGCGGGTTCCTATGACTTAGACGACGACTTTGCTGCCTTGAATAGAGAATTAGACAAATGCGAGATTGGAAGTAATGCCAATCGCTTGTTCTACCTGGCGCTTCCGCCGAGTGTTTTCGAGTCTGTTACCGTCCACATCAGGAATACTTGCATGGCCCAAAA GGGCTGGACGAGAATCATTATCGAGAAACCCTTTGGCCGTGATGGACCGACTTCGGAGCGTCTCTCAAACCACCTCGCGAGTCTATTCCACGAGGAGCAGCTGTACCGAATCGATCATTATCTCGGTAAGGAGATGGTACAGAATCTCATGACACTGAGGTTtggaaatagaattttcaatcCAACGTGGAATCGAGATAATATTGCCTCTGTCCACATTACCTTCAAGGAACCCTTCGGTACTCAGGGACGAGGTGGATACTTCGACGAGTTCGGAATTATTCGGGATGTTATGCAGAATCATTTACTGCAAATTATGTCGCTGGTAGCTATGGAGAAGCCAGCTTCCTGTTGTCCAAATGACATAAG AAACGAGAAAGTCAAAGTCCTTAAATGCATCAAGCCCCTGGAGCTTGACGACGTCATCTTGGGGCAATATGTTGGTGATCCGGAGGCTGAAAACCCCGAGGAACGATTAGGATACTTAGACGATCCAACAGTTCCCCCGGATTCAACCACCCCGACATTCGCCATGGCAGCCCTGAAGATAAATAACGAAAGATGGGACGGAGTTCCGTTCATACTCAAATGTGGAAAAG CTTTAAACGAGCGTAAAGCCGAAGTCAGAGTGCAATATCTGGATGTACCTGGTGACATATTCGATGGCAAAGCTAAACGAAATGAATTAGTCATCCGAGTTCAGCCTGGAGAGGCCCTGTACATAAAAATGATGACAAAAACTCCTGGAATTACGTTCGACATGGAGGAAACTGAGCTGGATCTCACCTACGGACGTCGCTACAAG GACCTCAAATTACCTGATGCCTACGAGCGATTGATTCTGGACGTCTTCTGCGGTTCGCAAATGCACTTCGTCCGGAGTGATGAGCTATCGGAGGCCTGGCGAATTTTCACACCCCTCTTGCATCGTATAGAACAAGAGAAAATTCCGCCAATTCCGTACAAACATAAATCTCGGGGACCAAAAGAAGCCGACGAAATGGCTAAAAAGAACAACTTCATTTACTACGGTTCCTACAAGTGGCCTGATCATCCTTGA
- the LOC135172799 gene encoding striatin-interacting protein 1 homolog, with product MADDNYHQQSLSKGNDGIVFHYDWPPERRLALRDANGNGKQASTFGKQALPKALDCYHRQQDSDDGIECADLDFGYDDTDTHTNEIAELYSYTEQNELTLNLKAFEDLMESYKLRPWWQNVPQPQQKSVILKLLDQLEVSNKHSRMKAARCILYLVQGCWAEVQSDKEQQDWTRTNVMMLYEAGIFSAFVELLNIEIENSTAASSAMRKLAVSLADSVDLRIILSVLYIITEVMREESKNLESSPYKDNVLNFKEELIQVYGEDLLIVKLLGMVMSFCSGSAPHFPMKKVLLLLWKLILVSLGGIDELRRLKKLYREEAGLDPPQEDTIEVARTMRASSPPMSAPDLLETQGIDAQKRNNKRPFRRSLMKQSSLDEPALAMENEYGKEGETGGNEGDVEVIECVRMVPMSQIPMYCERQMELRPSTPELAKTRGLPWTPKVRQKDVAAFLDSSRLKFVGYKLEGDVQSLVGLPHPIHEGVNTLKRHMYTSLAEVQIQKEEEISRNPMSTPEPPLSQTPTEILYQAILPNLPQYMIALLKILLAAAPTSKAKTDSINIMADVLPEEMPMTVLQSMKLGIDVNRHKEIIVKAISAILLLLLKHFKLNHIYQFEFMSQHLVFANCIPLVLKFLNQNILGYIEAKNMIPILDFPICVIGDQPELTIESLEIGDSQTYSWRNVFSCINLLRILNKLTKWKHSRIMMLVVFKSAPILKRTLKVRNAMMQLYVLKLLKMQTKYLGRQWRKTNMKTISVIYAKVRHRLNDDWAYGNDLEARPWDFQAEECTLRASVDQFNNRRYLNTIKDDQLDPVDTSFVSVLGANIELTDEFKRHYELWLQQEVFQTSIDWDKLLQIENDI from the exons ATGGCTGACGATAATTACCACCAGCAATCTTTGTCGAAAGGCAATGATGGGATTGTCTTTCACTATGATTGGCCGCCCGAAAGACGATTGGCCCTGAGGGATGCCAATGGCAATGGGAAACAAGCATCAACATTTGGTAAACAAGCTCTGCCAAAAGCCCTCGATTGCTATCACCGACAGCAGGACTCTGACGATGGCATCGAATGTGCTGATCTGGATTTTGGATACGATGATACAGATACACATACCAATGAAATTGCTGAGTTGTACAGTTACACTGAGCAGAATGAACTTACTCTCAATCTCAAGGCATTCGAGGACCTCATGGAGAGCTACAAGCTCCGTCCTTGGTGGCAGAATGTTCCGCAGCCGCAACAAAAATCAGTGATCCTCAAACTTCTGGACCAGTTAGAAGTCTCCAACAAGCACTCGCGAATGAAAGCCGCCCGTTGCATCCTGTACCTAGTTCAGGGCTGTTGGGCAGAGGTACAGTCTGACAAGGAGCAGCAAGACTGGACACGAACAAATGTCATGATGCTATATGAGGCTGGAATATTCTCAGCTTTCGTCGAGCTCTTGAACATCGAGATAGAGAACAGCACAGCAGCGAGTTCAGCGATGAGAAAGCTAGCAGTGAGTCTCGCTGACTCTGTGGATCTTCGAATAATCCTCTCAGTTCTCTATATAATAACTGAGGTGATGAGAGAGGAATCAAAGAATTTGGAATCCTCTCCCTACAAGGACAATGTTCTGAACTTCAAAGAGGAACTGATTCAAGTTTACGGTGAGGATCTGTTAATCGTTAAACTCCTGGGGATGGTGATGTCTTTCTGCAGTGGTTCAGCCCCTCACTTTCCCATGAAGAAGGTTCTGCTACTCCTCTGGAAGCTAATTCTGGTGTCACTGGGGGGAATCGACGAGTTGAGACGCTTGAAAAAACTTTACAGGGAGGAGGCAGGACTGGATCCACCTCAGGAGGATACGATCGAAGTTGCTAGGACAATGAGAGCCAGTTCTCCGCCGATGAGTGCTCCTGATTTATTGGAAACGCAAGGAATCGATGCACAGAAGAGAAACAACAAACGTCCTTTCAGGAGGAGCTTAATGAAGCAGAGCTCACTGGATGAGCCAGCCCTTGCTATGGAGAACGAATATGGAAAGGAGGGAGAGACCGGGGGTAATGAGGGTGATGTCGAGGTAATTGAGTGCGTGAGAATGGTGCCAATGTCACAGATTCCCATGTACTGCGAAAGGCAGATGGAGCTGAGACCCAGCACACCTGAACTAGCGAAAACAAGAGGATTACCTTGGACACCAAAAGTCAGGCAGAAAGATGTGGCTGCTTTTCTCGACAGTTCACGTCTTAAATTTGTGGGGTACAAACTCGAGGGTGATGTTCAGAGCCTCGTGGGCTTACCCCATCCCATTCACGAGGGTGTTAACACTCTCAAACGACACATGTACACTTCTCTTGCTGAGGTGCAGATTCAGAAAGAGGAAGAGATATCCAGGAATCCCATGAGCACACCTGAACCACCACTCAGCCAGACACCCACTGAGATTCTCTATCAGGCTATTTTACCAAATCTTCCTCAGTATATGATTGCTCTTTTGAAGATTCTCCTCGCTGCTGCACCCACTAGCAAAGCGAAAACTGATAGTATCAATATTATGGCTGATGTACTGCCTGAGGAAATGCCCATGACTGTCCTGCAGTCCATGAAACTTGGAATCGATGTCAATCGACATAAGGAGATCATTGTCAAGGCTATCTCCGCTATTCTGCTCCTGCTACTCAAGCATTTCAAGCTGAATcatatttatcaatttgaGTTTATGTCCCAACATCTTGTTTTTGCTAATTGCATACCACTTGTCTTGAAATTTCTGAATCAGAATATTTTAGGGTATATCGAGGCCAAGAATATGATTCCTATTCTAGATTTTCCAATCTGTGTGATCGGTGATCAGCCAGAGCTGACTATTGAAAGCCTCGAAATTGGTGATAGCCAAACGTATTCGTGGAGGAATGTCTTTTCATGTATCAATCTACTTCGTATTCTCAACAAATTAACGAAATGGAAACACAGCAGAATTATGATGCTAGTCGTTTTCAAATCCGCCCCAATTCTAAAACGAACTCTGAAAGTTAGAAATGCTATGATGCAGCTTTACGTCTTGAAGTTGCTGAAGATGCAGACCAAGTATCTGGGGAGACAGTGGCGAAAGACGAACATGAAGACCATTAGCGTTATTTATGCTAAAGTGAGACATCGATTGAATGATGACTGGGCTTATGGAAATG atCTCGAGGCACGACCATGGGACTTCCAAGCCGAAGAGTGTACCCTACGTGCCTCTGTCGATCAATTCAACAATCGACGATACTTAAATACGATAAAGGATGATCAACTGGACCCCGTGGACACGTCGTTCGTCTCAGTATTGGGTGCCAACATCGAACTAACTGATGAATTTAAACGGCATTACGAATTGTGGCTGCAGCAGGAAGTTTTCCAGACCTCAATCGACTGGGATAAATTACTGCAGATTGAGAATGatatttga
- the LOC135172811 gene encoding ATP synthase subunit C lysine N-methyltransferase, giving the protein MSSETLRSSSKTGIFLISVTGGIGVALSVICIPFVSPALRRICLPYVPATTQQVDNVLQALRGRTGRLIDLGSGDGRLVFAAASNGFQACGVELNPWLVLYSRLSAYFRGLSPKTEFHRRDLLNFNLSSYDNVIIFGVPQMMEEIEKKFIAELKSDSAIIACRFPLPNLKPIRIIGQGVDTVWIYQNPRKVDNRVDLHPSSGSI; this is encoded by the exons ATGTCCAGTGAGACACTACGTTCATCTTCAAAGACAGGGATATTCCTCATAAGTGTCACTg GGGGAATCGGTGTGGCCTTGAGTGTCATATGCATTCCCTTTGTAAGTCCTGCCCTGAGGAGGATATGTTTGCCATATGTACCAGCAACAACTCAGCAAGTTGATAATGTCCTGCAGGCACTCCGAGGACGAACTGGGAGGCTGATCGATTTGGGAAGTGGAGATGGAAGACTA GTTTTTGCTGCAGCCAGTAATGGCTTCCAAGCTTGTGGAGTTGAATTGAACCCCTGGCTGGTCCTGTACTCGAGATTATCCGCCTATTTTCGCGGGTTATCCCCTAAAACAGAATTCCACAGGCGAGACCTtctgaatttcaatttgagcagctacgacaatgtgattattttcggAGTTCCTCAAATG ATGGaagagatagaaaaaaaattcatagcaGAATTAAAAAGCGATAGTGCCATTATCGCCTGTCGATTTCCCCTGCCAAATTTGAAGCCAATTCGAATAATTGGTCAGGGCGTTGATACAGTCTGGATTTATCAAAACCCCCGAAAAGTTGATAATCGAGTTGACTTACATCCAAGTAGTGGGTCAATATAA